Genomic DNA from Miscanthus floridulus cultivar M001 unplaced genomic scaffold, ASM1932011v1 os_1589_2_3, whole genome shotgun sequence:
CCAACAAGCAAGTGCACTTACATCTGCTGTGCAGAAGAGGAAGATTCGCCGGCTATCCATCCATAACAGCAACAAATCGGATGCCTCACCAGAAGCAAGAGAGCAGCTATCCAAAGTGAGGTCACTTGATATCTTTGGTAGGGTCAGGTCGATACCGCCCCTGTCGAGCTTTCATGTCCTTCGTGTGTTGCAGGTGGATGACTGCAGCGATCTGGAGAGCAATCATCTAAATAATCTTGGCAAGTTGCGTCACCTGAGATATCTGCGACTACACTGTTTGCAAGTCTCGGAGCTACCTGAGAGTATTGGCGATCTAGAGTCCCTGGAGACATTAGATATAAGACGGGCCTATATTTGGCAAGAGATCTTGTTGCCATTGTCTTTTGGTAAACTTGGTAAACTTGTCCGGCTACTCTCTGAAAGGGTGAAACTGCCAGATGGTGTGACTCTGAAGAATATGAAATCTTTACAAGAGCTAGTAGGCATACTGGTTACCTTGCATGCAGTGTCTGAGATTGGTAAACTGAGACAGCTAAAGGTTCTCGTATTTGGCATCATTCTCAATAACTTTTGCAAGTCGGATATGGAATTGATTCCCAAGTGCCTACAAATGTGCCCCAGTTTACAAGTATTGTTCATAGTACAAGCCCCAACACGAGAATATTCCCTAGATTTCTTGCGACAGGTTCCTTCTGGTCTGCAGAAATTCGTGAGCGATGCCTTCTTTCAGGAGACATTCCCAAGGTGGATTAATTCGTCGCTCTCCTGTCTCACCATCTTATCCATCACATTGTGCGGTATGCATATCCTGCCAGAGCACCTTGACAAGCTTGCTGCGCTGCCATCTCTTCGCTTTCTCGGACTTTCTGTACTACATGCCAATAGTAGAAAGCAGGAACATATCGTTTTTCCCAGCAGAACATCTACATTCCTATGTCTAACAGAATTTCAGTTTGACTGTCGCATGATGTTCCTTAAGTTTCGGCACGGGGCTATCCGAAAGCTTCACAGACTTGTCCTTAAATTTGATGCCCGCATGACCACTAACTTTGATTACGGCTTGGAGAACCTCCCTTCTCTCCGTCATGTCGTTGTTCAGTTACGCAAGGACTTCCCCGAAGCACAGGATGATATCAGCAAGGCAATCAACGATCATCCCAACCATCCATCGCTCGATTTATCCTTCTTTTCTTAATAAATATATAAGAAGATGAGAGGTACGGGCTGACTCCTCCATATGGTGTTGGGTATTAATCAATtccaaaacatccaaaacttatTTAATAACTGGTATCCACTAAGAAATAAAACTTTAATATCCTTTTTATTGACAGGTGAAACAACGATCTGTTGGTCCATGTAGCTAACAAGGAATGAAGTTGTATTTGACAAATGTCGACAAAAAACTCTTTTACAGGTACTTTTTAGAAGAACAAATGGTTTTGGACTCAGTTGTAGCTTTAAGCTGTGTGAGGAGCAGAGGGAACTGGTGTGGGAGGTATGCCGCAAGTTGGAGAATGCGGTGGCTATGCATTTCTTCACGTCCTTCGGATGGCTATTTATTTGAATATAATTAAGTTTTGAGTCggttttgttttataaacttaGTTCATTGTGGTGGTTAATTTGTAATAATTGTAGTGGTTAATTTGTAATAAGTTAGCTAGTCTGATTCCTTTCTTTAAAGATGAAGCTGATTTTTTTTTCCCATTCTCTAAAAACGGGCTGACTCCGACGAATCAAGATAGAATACTCGTGCCCTGTGATTCATGGTTCAAACGGGCTTAGTTGATGAGTGAGTTCCAACAACATTTTATCATATTATTGTTCGAATAACCTTTTCCTTGTGAGAAATGTTTTTTAATCATTCCATGAACATAAAGTGGTTTCATATTAATTTGTTAGCTCTCACATAACTTTTCATTGCTCATCCACGTGTGCTAGATTTGTGTCTGATGTTGTGAGTTAAATTGAAACAACATTTTTTAAGACAAGTGAACAAAGTTTCAGCCTCTACCACCCGCAAAATGGTACACAACTAATAGTCCGATTACAAACCAAGCTCAGCCTAGCTAGTGAGCGCAACACTCAAGGAAAAAAAACTAAGACTCCATCCGAATCCTGAACTTCCAACCAAACTTTGCAAAGATAGCTAAAATCAAAGTCTCCAAGCTGTTGCGCCCCTTCTTGAAAAACGGTCGCTCCTCCTCTCTATGCAGCATGAACCACTATTGGTTCCAGAACGTCGCCCTGAAAATTACCTGtataaaagtgttagatttggtcTTATTAAATACTATATCATTTCTATTCAACCATAACACTCAACAAAGTGTGGCAGCTCCTAGTAAAAATTGGTTTCTAAGTTTAGGACTTAATCCCTATATCCAAGAACCCAATAAATTAGCAAAGCTAGTCGGACGTTGAATTCC
This window encodes:
- the LOC136534174 gene encoding disease resistance protein RGA5-like isoform X3, which translates into the protein MVTVDPRLEGMYRKATELVGIDKPKKELAKRLLEQECLSPSRQQSNIISIVGFGGLGKTTLANLLLQDFKENFDCHIFVSVSLNPDIMRIFKNILLQLDYKKCLLTDEPWEMKQHIDKIIELLRDKRYLCVIDDLWKESAWDTIKLAFQDGHTGSRIIITTRSKIVAEHVGGGVYELKPLSDDDSRKLLSKRIFDTHDGCPPSLVEVTGKILKKCGGVPLAIITTASLLASKPMCSVEWEKLNKSIGFGHGNSLHVDNMRKILSLSYNDLPFHLKSCLLSLNKYIEDQVIEKDVLILSWIAEGFIIEETQPAGTSLQEVGENYFNELINRSLIQPVHRPVHRRPLDRYTEVGVDVHACRVHDMVLELINQLSSEEGFVTTLLLEDGQQASALTSAVQKRKIRRLSIHNSNKSDASPEAREQLSKVRSLDIFGRVRSIPPLSSFHVLRVLQVDDCSDLESNHLNNLGKLRHLRYLRLHCLQVSELPESIGDLESLETLDIRRAYIWQEILLPLSFGKLGKLVRLLSERVKLPDGVTLKNMKSLQELVGILVTLHAVSEIGKLRQLKVLVFGIILNNFCKSDMELIPKCLQMCPSLQVLFIVQAPTREYSLDFLRQVPSGLQKFVSDAFFQETFPRWINSSLSCLTILSITLCGMHILPEHLDKLAALPSLRFLGLSVLHANSRKQEHIVFPSRTSTFLCLTEFQFDCRMMFLKFRHGAIRKLHRLVLKFDARMTTNFDYGLENLPSLRHVVVQLRKDFPEAQDDISKAINDHPNHPSLDLSFFS
- the LOC136534174 gene encoding disease resistance protein RGA5-like isoform X4; the protein is MHIVMGAMNTLLPKLAELVVGEYKLQKGVKGEIQELQEELTSMTAALRKVAEVPPDQLDEQVKIWASDVRELSYDIEDEVDTFRLRCKEHEHTEPFSLKGLIDEPWEMKQHIDKIIELLRDKRYLCVIDDLWKESAWDTIKLAFQDGHTGSRIIITTRSKIVAEHVGGGVYELKPLSDDDSRKLLSKRIFDTHDGCPPSLVEVTGKILKKCGGVPLAIITTASLLASKPMCSVEWEKLNKSIGFGHGNSLHVDNMRKILSLSYNDLPFHLKSCLLSLNKYIEDQVIEKDVLILSWIAEGFIIEETQPAGTSLQEVGENYFNELINRSLIQPVHRPVHRRPLDRYTEVGVDVHACRVHDMVLELINQLSSEEGFVTTLLLEDGQQASALTSAVQKRKIRRLSIHNSNKSDASPEAREQLSKVRSLDIFGRVRSIPPLSSFHVLRVLQVDDCSDLESNHLNNLGKLRHLRYLRLHCLQVSELPESIGDLESLETLDIRRAYIWQEILLPLSFGKLGKLVRLLSERVKLPDGVTLKNMKSLQELVGILVTLHAVSEIGKLRQLKVLVFGIILNNFCKSDMELIPKCLQMCPSLQVLFIVQAPTREYSLDFLRQVPSGLQKFVSDAFFQETFPRWINSSLSCLTILSITLCGMHILPEHLDKLAALPSLRFLGLSVLHANSRKQEHIVFPSRTSTFLCLTEFQFDCRMMFLKFRHGAIRKLHRLVLKFDARMTTNFDYGLENLPSLRHVVVQLRKDFPEAQDDISKAINDHPNHPSLDLSFFS